ACAGAATTTACAAAGTGAATTTAACAAGGCGAAACCTGCCCCTACATGATGATGAAGGGGTTGAATATGATAATAAATATATGGAATAATACGCCTCCTTCGGAGACGATTTTTTTAATTCACATTACCTCCAAGTTTCGTTTTACTCAACATGGAGCTATTTTGAATTTGCCTACTTTGTAGGTGGAAATATGATTTTTAGATCAAATCTTTCATAATAACCATTCAAGTTTTATCAACATTAATATCAAACCTCGAAGAGGTTTAATCTTGAATAGCCCCAGATGTGTCACACACTATCTGGGGTTTTAGATATACAAACATTTATTTAATTGAAAATGGAGGGATATTTAGACACGGGCTACGCACACGGAGGACACGGTTTTGTAGGGGCGAATCCCTGTGTTTGCTCATCTTCATGTTAAAATACAATTTTTACAGAAGATACGAAAGAGAAAAAGAACAGAGAAATCATCAATGAATTTTTCGAATGAAGACGAATGAAGGAAAAAACGTCTGAACACGATTATGAGGATTACAAGATTAGCGTGATTTTAGGATTTTGATAGAATTACAAACCATTATTGGATTAGTAAAGCCAATTCTTCCTCCTTTGCTCCTTAACTTCTTGTAAAATATTCTTATTAATTCGTGTTATCAGTGGCTAACATAGATCTCTCTCTTCGTTTTAGATGACAGCCATCAAAAAAGTCTTCGATGTCTGACACCTCAAAGGTGTCTGACATCTGGGAAAGATACTCACAATTACACCGTCTTCTTATATCTAAAAACCGCCATAGTAACAGTAGAAACTGCCATAATTGACATTATTCCAAAATGAACTTTTATATCGTTAAAGCCAGATCCTTTCAGCATTACCATTCTCATAACTTCAATAAAATATGCCACAGGATTAAACAATGTAATCTTTTGTGCCCAGTCAGGCATAGAGGCTATAGGCGTGAATAATCCACTCATTAGAATGAATATCACCATTATAAACCAAGTAAGAAACATTGCCTGCTGCTGAGAGTCAGTGATTGTAGAAATCAACAATCCTAACCCAAGTACCATAATCATATAAATTGCCGCAAAACCAAAAATTAAGCCCATGTTTCCCACCGTTGGAATTGCATAAATAAGCTTTGAAATTACCAGACCAAACCATAATTCAAATAGTGAAATTATAAAAAAGGGTGCTAATTTCCCCACAATAAATTGATATTTTTTTATAGGTGTAACATTGATTTGTTCTATTGTTCCTATCTCCTTTTCACGAACTATATTCATAGATGCCAAAAATGCTCCTATCATTGTCACCAGCAAAACTAAAATTCCTGGAACCATGAATGTTTTGTAATTGAGTTCTGGATTGTACCAATAGGAGTTCTCAATGGTTATTTTTGGTGTATTTACAGGATTATAAAAATTAACCAACTCAGTTCTAATCTCACGATTAAAATCTTTAAGAATTGCTTGAGCATATGAATTAATAATTCCTGCGGCTGAACCGTCGATAGCATTGACAATTAGCTGTAGATTGCCGCTTGTGGTTAACAGATCTTTTTCGAAATTATCAGGAATATTGATAATTAAATCAGCTTTGTCTTCAGTTAACATAATTTCGGCTTCATCGACAGTTGTGAATAATCCTTCAAAATTAAAGTAAGTATTGCCTGAAAATCTTGAGATTAACTCTTGAGAAAGGGATGATCTGTCTCTATCAACAATACAAAAACTTACACTTTTCAATTCAAACGTTGCAGCATTGGCAAGAATCAGAAGTTGAATTATAGGCATCACAAAAATTATTGGAAGCATTGATCTATTTCTGAAAATCTGCCTGAACTCTTTTCTAAGTATTATCAAAATTGTGCGCATATCGAAATTTCCTTATAATTATTGCAATCTAACCTTGAATTTTTTTATACTTGCTGTTAATAAAATTATCATCATTCCGGATAGGATAATTGTTTCTCTCCACAGAATTTCAAGACCTATACCTTTGAGCATAATTCCTTTAATTATTACAATAAACCATCTTGCTGGAATAATTGCTGATATGTATTGTAACGGCAATGGCATATTTTCTACAGGAAAAACAAAGCCAGATAATAGAATTGTTGGGAGCATTAGACCAACTAATGAAATCATCATAGCCACTTGAATGGAATCTGTGATTGTAGAAATAAGAATACCAATTGCTAATGCAGTAATGGCAAAAAGTGTAGATTCTGCCAATAGAAGTAAAATATTACCCCTAATGGGCATACCAAATATTGTAACAGCCATAACTAGTATTATCACAATATTTACAAAGGAGATCAGTAGATAGGGAGTTACTTTTCCGAAAATTATTTGGAATGGTTTTAATGGCGAGGCTAATAATATCTCCATTGTACCAAACTCTTTTTCCTTGGTAATGGAAATACTGGTCATCATTGCAGACACAAGCATCAAAATTAATGCCATAACACCAGGTACGAACATAAAAACACTTTTCAATTCCTCATTGTAAAACATTTTTATATCTGTGGTAATTTCCAAGGGCATTTTGCTGTTTGAGTTAATTGAACTATTGAAATTTTGAATAATTGAGGACGTGTAGGAAGTAAGCATATTGGCTGTATTTGGCTCAGCGGCATCGGTCAGTATTTGAACAGTTGCCGTTCCGGTTCTTGTTAAATCTTCGTCAAAATTTTCCTGAAAAATCACAACTTCCTGAACTTTTCCACTTTTAAATGCAGGTTCTATCTCAGAGCTGGATTCCAGATATCCTGTAAGTTTAAAATAACCTGAAGATAGAATTTTACTAATTATCTTTTCAGTAACAGCATCTTTAGATTTATCCAAAATTGCAATTTTAGCATCGTTAATTTCGTTTGTTATGGCAAAACCGAACAAAACAATTTGAATTACAGGCATACCAATAAGAATAATCAAAGTTCGCCAATCACGAAAAACGTGGTAGAACTCCTTTATTATAAATCCGAAAAATTGTTTCATAATTTTATCCCGCTAATTTTTAACGTGCCAGTTTTAGAAAAACATCATACATAGAGTTAACATTGAATCTTTCCTTTAATTCTCTGGGAGTTCCAAGTGCGGCAATTTTTCCTGCCACCATCATTGAAATTCTATTACAATATTCCGCTTCATCCATATAATGAGTTGTAACGAAAACTGTTACACCTCTGTCTGCGGCACGGTAGATTAATTCCCAAAATTGTCTTCTGGTTACAGGATCAACGCCACCTGTTGGTTCATCCAGAAATACGATTTTTGGATCATGAATGATAGCCACCGAAAATGAAAGTTTTTGCTTCCAGCCTAAAGGAAGAGTTTTTATCAGACTGTTCTTAACTGATTGTAAGCCAAGATCATTCATCAAATGTTCCGTTTTATCTTTTATCTCTTTTTTTGAAAGACCATAAATCCCGCCGTAAAACTCAATATTTTCCTTAACAGTAAGGTCATCGTAAAGAGAGAATTTTTGACTCATATATCCTATACTGTATTTAATTTTTTCGGTATCTTTGTAGATATCCAGCCCTGCGATTTTTGCAGAACCAGATGTTGGAATGGAAAGACCGCACAATATTCTCATTGCCGTGGTTTTACCTGCTCCGTTAGCACCTAAAAAACCGAAAATTTCACCTTTTTCCACATGAAATGTGAGTTTGTCACAGGCTGTAAAATCACCGAATTTTTTAGTCAGTTCTTTAGTTTCAATAATATAATCAGACATTTTCACTTAACTCCATAAAACAATCTTCAATAGTTGGCTCAATGGGCAGGATTTCTAGTCCAGTATGACCTTTTTCAACGAGATATTTTGAAATTACATCTGATGAAAACACTCCTTTATTGGTGTAATGCAAATATTCACCAAAGATATAAACTGTATTACAATTTGGATAACTCTTCAGATCATTGTTTAGTTTGTGCATATTTTTGCTTTTTATAGCATACAGAGGATTTTTGAAGCTTTGAATAATATTATTTGGTGTATCAATAGACAATATTTTGCCATCCTGAATCAAGGCAACTCTTGAGCAAAGAGATGCTTCATCCATATAAGGTGTTGACACCAAAATAGTAATACCTGCTTCCTTCAAACTTTTTAGCATCTCCCAAAATTCTTGCCTGGATACAGGGTCAACTCCAGTAGTTGGTTCATCAAGTAAAAGAACTTTAGGTTTATGAATTAATGCACAGGAGAGAGCAAGTTTCTGCTTCATACCTCCAGATAATTTCCCTGCTTTTCTATTTTTAAATGGTTCGATCTGCGAATAAATTGGTTTTACAAGGTCATAATTTTCTTCAATAGTTGTATTGAAAATAGTCGCAAAAAATTTAAGGTTTTCTTCAACTGTTAGATCCTGATAGAGAGAAAATCTACCGGGCATATAACCTATGAGATTTCGAATCTGCCTGTAATTATTCACTACATCAAGACCATTTACTTTAGCAATGCCAGAGTCTGGTGTAAGCAAAGTTGTTAGAATCCTGAAAAGAGAAGTCTTACCTGCAC
The genomic region above belongs to Candidatus Delongbacteria bacterium and contains:
- a CDS encoding ABC transporter permease; this encodes MKQFFGFIIKEFYHVFRDWRTLIILIGMPVIQIVLFGFAITNEINDAKIAILDKSKDAVTEKIISKILSSGYFKLTGYLESSSEIEPAFKSGKVQEVVIFQENFDEDLTRTGTATVQILTDAAEPNTANMLTSYTSSIIQNFNSSINSNSKMPLEITTDIKMFYNEELKSVFMFVPGVMALILMLVSAMMTSISITKEKEFGTMEILLASPLKPFQIIFGKVTPYLLISFVNIVIILVMAVTIFGMPIRGNILLLLAESTLFAITALAIGILISTITDSIQVAMMISLVGLMLPTILLSGFVFPVENMPLPLQYISAIIPARWFIVIIKGIMLKGIGLEILWRETIILSGMMIILLTASIKKFKVRLQ
- a CDS encoding ABC transporter ATP-binding protein → MSDYIIETKELTKKFGDFTACDKLTFHVEKGEIFGFLGANGAGKTTAMRILCGLSIPTSGSAKIAGLDIYKDTEKIKYSIGYMSQKFSLYDDLTVKENIEFYGGIYGLSKKEIKDKTEHLMNDLGLQSVKNSLIKTLPLGWKQKLSFSVAIIHDPKIVFLDEPTGGVDPVTRRQFWELIYRAADRGVTVFVTTHYMDEAEYCNRISMMVAGKIAALGTPRELKERFNVNSMYDVFLKLAR
- a CDS encoding ABC transporter ATP-binding protein, whose amino-acid sequence is MSDIFIENLVKKYRNGKSIVTALDNINLSVEEGELFGLIGPDGAGKTSLFRILTTLLTPDSGIAKVNGLDVVNNYRQIRNLIGYMPGRFSLYQDLTVEENLKFFATIFNTTIEENYDLVKPIYSQIEPFKNRKAGKLSGGMKQKLALSCALIHKPKVLLLDEPTTGVDPVSRQEFWEMLKSLKEAGITILVSTPYMDEASLCSRVALIQDGKILSIDTPNNIIQSFKNPLYAIKSKNMHKLNNDLKSYPNCNTVYIFGEYLHYTNKGVFSSDVISKYLVEKGHTGLEILPIEPTIEDCFMELSENV
- a CDS encoding ABC transporter permease, encoding MRTILIILRKEFRQIFRNRSMLPIIFVMPIIQLLILANAATFELKSVSFCIVDRDRSSLSQELISRFSGNTYFNFEGLFTTVDEAEIMLTEDKADLIINIPDNFEKDLLTTSGNLQLIVNAIDGSAAGIINSYAQAILKDFNREIRTELVNFYNPVNTPKITIENSYWYNPELNYKTFMVPGILVLLVTMIGAFLASMNIVREKEIGTIEQINVTPIKKYQFIVGKLAPFFIISLFELWFGLVISKLIYAIPTVGNMGLIFGFAAIYMIMVLGLGLLISTITDSQQQAMFLTWFIMVIFILMSGLFTPIASMPDWAQKITLFNPVAYFIEVMRMVMLKGSGFNDIKVHFGIMSIMAVSTVTMAVFRYKKTV